The sequence CTCTGCACCTCAGTCCCTTGATCAACTAATTGCTCCAGGAAAAACTCCAGATGTCCGCCTGGTTGCGCCGGAACAGGCCATTTAAGCGCCTGTTTGGCTAAATTGTTTATGGCTATCGCGGCTGGTGAGCCCGGGAAGACTTCAACAATGGCTTTTTGCTTACGCACCGCCTTGCGGATGTTTTCATCGAAGGGTACCGTTGCCACCAGCTCAAGCGCCACATCCAGAAATCGGTTTGTGACCTTGGACAGCTTAGCAAAGAGTTCCTGTCCTTCACGTAAATTACGCACCATATTCGCCACTATTTTAAAGCGAAACACACCGTGGTCCCGGTTAAGGATTTTGATCAGGGCATAGGCATCGGTCAGGGAAGTCGGTTCGTCACACACCACCACCATTATATCCTGGGCGGCCCGTGAAAAACTCAGCACCATATCGGAGATACCTGCGGCGGTATCCACAATCAGTACATCAATTTTACTCTGTAATTCGCTGAAGGCACGGATCAAACCGGCATGCTCGGTGGGAGTCAGTTCTGTCATCGACTGAGTGCCGGATGTAGCCGGAGCGATTTTAATTCCCGCAGGCCCTTCTACCAACACATCTTCAAGCAAACATTCACCGGACAGTACGTGGGACAGGTTTTTCTCCACCCGCAGCCCCAACATCACGTCGATATTGGCCAGCCCGAGGTCGGCATCAAGAACCATCACCCGCTTGCCTTGTCTGGCCATGGCGATGGCGGTGTTGAGGGTGATATTGGTTTTACCTACCCCACCTTTGCCGCCTGTCACAGCGATAACTTTAATTAAATTGGGTTGGTTCATTCGTCTTAAGCTACTCGCTTGATCCTCAATCATAATGATACTGCTGAGTTTGCAACCTGCTGAGTTCTCGTGGGTACTGAAGCATACTGCTTATAGAGCCGGGCTGCACATGAAATCAGATATTTTCCGTCAGCAACCTTAATATCCTCCGGCACTTTCTGTC comes from Lacimicrobium alkaliphilum and encodes:
- a CDS encoding MinD/ParA family protein; this encodes MIEDQASSLRRMNQPNLIKVIAVTGGKGGVGKTNITLNTAIAMARQGKRVMVLDADLGLANIDVMLGLRVEKNLSHVLSGECLLEDVLVEGPAGIKIAPATSGTQSMTELTPTEHAGLIRAFSELQSKIDVLIVDTAAGISDMVLSFSRAAQDIMVVVCDEPTSLTDAYALIKILNRDHGVFRFKIVANMVRNLREGQELFAKLSKVTNRFLDVALELVATVPFDENIRKAVRKQKAIVEVFPGSPAAIAINNLAKQALKWPVPAQPGGHLEFFLEQLVDQGTEVQRDKV